One segment of Strix aluco isolate bStrAlu1 chromosome 4, bStrAlu1.hap1, whole genome shotgun sequence DNA contains the following:
- the GRSF1 gene encoding G-rich sequence factor 1 produces MAAAVAAARRGLAALLLGHRPPLPPWLRPPPARSLLSAAATLGPGLGAPRAAAVLCAAGRSYSQVTDAPSAEGRLSEQEPESPKAESDNVFLIRAEGFPFSCTEEDVLTFFDSCRIRNGENGVHFLLNRDGRRRGDALIELETKADVQRALEKHLRYMGPRYVKVFEVHDSDVEGLLQNLRDESHAINDGVVLLRGLPFSSTEEDIADFFPGLKITDIAFVYRGERRTGEAFVQFAAPEMAAKALLRHREYMGSRYIEVYVSRKHHMQRHVPYAKQTTIYSRVRKEYETVSEERGLSYMEDSHGKRETKLCREGTESSGHILESGNFSPPLHFVHMRGFPTQATAQDIINFFAPLKPTRIMVEYNSHGDATGAAEVHFKSHEDAVAAMAKEGSQLQCSAVELFLNEHPEAKENC; encoded by the exons ATGGCCGCCGCCGTCGCCGCAGCGCGTCGCGGCCTGGCCGCCCTGCTGCTCGGCCaccgcccgccgctgccgccctggctgcgcccgccgcccgcccgcagccTCCTCAGCGCCGCCGCCACCCTCGGGCCGGGGCTGGGCGCGCCGCGGGCTGCCGCTGTGCTCTGCGCTGCCGGCCGCAGCTACAGCCAG GTTACAGATGCACCCTCCGCGGAAGGTCGCCTCTCAGAGCAAGAACCAGAGTCACCCAAGGCAGAAAGTGACAATGTCTTTCTCATCAGGGCGGAAGGATTCCCCTTCTCGTGCACCGAGGAAGATGTGCTTACCTTTTTTGATA GCTGTAGAATTCGAAACGGTGAGAACGGCGTACACTTCCTCTTAAACAGGGATGGGAGACGCAGAGGGGATGCCTTGATCGAGCTGGAGACGAAAGCGGATGTCCAGAGAGCCTTGGAAAAGCACCTGAGGTATATGGGCCCACGCTATGTGAAAG TTTTTGAAGTACATGATAGCGACGTAGAGGGCTTACTACAAAATCTGCGGGATGAGTCACACGCCATAAATGATGGAGTTGTACTACTGAGAGGCCTTCCCTTCAGCTCCACTGAGGAGGATATTGCAGATTTTTTCCCAG GTTTGAAAATAACTGACATAGCTTTTGTTTACCGGGGAGAAAGAAGAACAGGAGAAGCTTTCGTGCAGTTTGCAGCTCCCGAAATGGCAGCTAAAGCCCTGTTACGACACAGGGAATACATGGGAAGTAG ATACATAGAAGTGTACGTAAGTAGAAAGCATCACATGCAGAGGCATGTGCCTTATGCCAAGCAGACTACGATCTACTCCAGAGTGAGAAAAGAATATGAAACAGTTTCTGAAGAAAGAGGATTGAGCTACATGGAAGATTCCCATGGCAAAAGAGAAACCA AATTGTGCAGGGAAGGGACAGAAAGCTCTGGGCACATTTTAGAATCTGGGAACTTCTCACCACCGCTGCACTTTGTCCACATGAGGGGTTTTCCTACCCAGGCTACTGCCCAAGACATAATAAAT tTTTTTGCTCCGCTGAAGCCCACAAGGATCATGGTAGAATACAACTCCCATGGAGATGCaacaggagcagcagaggtgcATTTCAAGAGCCATGAGGACGCAGTCGCTGCAATGGCCAAGGAGGGCTCACAGCTGC AGTGCAGTGCCGTTGAATTATTCCTGAATGAACATCCAGAGGCAAAAGAAAACTGCTAG